The Apium graveolens cultivar Ventura chromosome 6, ASM990537v1, whole genome shotgun sequence genome contains a region encoding:
- the LOC141667828 gene encoding uncharacterized protein LOC141667828 isoform X1, whose amino-acid sequence MDKSQLRQYLQSTMSGVAGVQSTIVYEDPLLQNVTSNIQQFARTQFAKEKWEYKKRFHLGSLAKIISELNWSNVDYEKLLTSREDKKYRRDDWNVAEHRFSGEVELGTDVVESFCEILKRELNTEHKCYIISPLCWGANVRSAGLDFHFKHSIHCAGNEKTHIGVIDENHFFSIHVIFEEHKIYIMDSLYPLHSTHRLHVYLLLQHLQYRHEINKSIWEICFVTNNLKQENGSDCGVFMLKSMESWLKGIRLPFSKARTF is encoded by the exons ATGGACAAGTCCCAATTGAGACAATACCTTCAATCTACCATGTCTGGTGTTGCTGGTGTTCAATCTACAATTGTGTATGAAGATCCTCTACTACAAAATGTTACATCAAACATTCAACAATTTGCACGAACCCAATTTGCTAAGGAAAAATGG GAGTATAAGAAGCGATTTCATCTCGGTTCTTTGGCTAAAATCATTTCAGAATTAAATTGGAGCAATGTTGATTACGAGAAGTTGTTGACATCAAGG gAGGATAAAAAATATCGACGTGATGATTGGAATGTAGCTGAACACCGATTTTCAGGAGAGGTTGAACTAGGCACAGAC GTTGTTGAATCTTTTTGTGAAATCCTCAAACGTGAGTTGAATACTGAGCATAAGTGTTACATTATTTCTCCACTT TGTTGGGGTGCTAATGTGCGCAGTGCAGGCCTCGATTTTCACTTTAAGCACTCCATTCACTGTGCAGGCAATGAAAAG ACTCACATTGGGGTAATCGATGAGAATCACTTCTTCTCGATTCACGTTATATTTGAGGAGCACAAAATCTACATCATGGATTCTTTGTATCCTCTCCATTCCACACACCGATTGCATGTTTATCTGTTG TTGCAACATTTGCAATATCGTCACGAGATTAATAAGTCCATTTGGGAAATTTGTTTCGTGACGAATAATCTGAAGCAAGAGAATGGTTCTGATTGTGGAGTTTTCATGCTTAAGAGTATGGAGTCTTGGTTGAAAGGAATTAGATTACCTTTCTCAAAGGCAAGGACATTTTAG
- the LOC141667828 gene encoding uncharacterized protein LOC141667828 isoform X2: protein MDKSQLRQYLQSTMSGVAGVQSTIVYEDPLLQNVTSNIQQFARTQFAKEKWEDKKYRRDDWNVAEHRFSGEVELGTDVVESFCEILKRELNTEHKCYIISPLCWGANVRSAGLDFHFKHSIHCAGNEKTHIGVIDENHFFSIHVIFEEHKIYIMDSLYPLHSTHRLHVYLLLQHLQYRHEINKSIWEICFVTNNLKQENGSDCGVFMLKSMESWLKGIRLPFSKARTF from the exons ATGGACAAGTCCCAATTGAGACAATACCTTCAATCTACCATGTCTGGTGTTGCTGGTGTTCAATCTACAATTGTGTATGAAGATCCTCTACTACAAAATGTTACATCAAACATTCAACAATTTGCACGAACCCAATTTGCTAAGGAAAAATGG gAGGATAAAAAATATCGACGTGATGATTGGAATGTAGCTGAACACCGATTTTCAGGAGAGGTTGAACTAGGCACAGAC GTTGTTGAATCTTTTTGTGAAATCCTCAAACGTGAGTTGAATACTGAGCATAAGTGTTACATTATTTCTCCACTT TGTTGGGGTGCTAATGTGCGCAGTGCAGGCCTCGATTTTCACTTTAAGCACTCCATTCACTGTGCAGGCAATGAAAAG ACTCACATTGGGGTAATCGATGAGAATCACTTCTTCTCGATTCACGTTATATTTGAGGAGCACAAAATCTACATCATGGATTCTTTGTATCCTCTCCATTCCACACACCGATTGCATGTTTATCTGTTG TTGCAACATTTGCAATATCGTCACGAGATTAATAAGTCCATTTGGGAAATTTGTTTCGTGACGAATAATCTGAAGCAAGAGAATGGTTCTGATTGTGGAGTTTTCATGCTTAAGAGTATGGAGTCTTGGTTGAAAGGAATTAGATTACCTTTCTCAAAGGCAAGGACATTTTAG